In Camelina sativa cultivar DH55 chromosome 17, Cs, whole genome shotgun sequence, the genomic stretch TCCAGGTAATATAATGCTCATATCCAATGAGAGAATCTGCTTCTCGCCTTCTTTGTCTACAATGCTAGATGCGACGGGATACAACCTTATTCAGCCGTTTCCGTATCCTTCTGTTGAAAGCTTATTATTTCCCACTCTCACAGGTGTGTGTTTCTCGACTCTCTCCCTGGGTTGTTGTTGAAATAACCAGCAAAACCTGCTGCTTAACTGGCTGGCtaccctttttttttccaggGGCACACGAGGAAGATAGGTACAGTGAAACGAGTGAATCAGCCCACTGGTTTTGCGAAGTTTGCTTCCCTGGTTTTATTTTCCAAGGCTTTGATTATTTAACCACGCATCTCCAAAGTAGTGAACATCAGCAGAAGGTTTGTAACCAACCATCCTGTTCAAGTTATTTCCGAGTCATAACGACCTCTTGCCACAAGTGGTTTCCCTTTCTCACTTCTAGTTTTGTTGCAGGTGTCGGACGTGCCGCCTATGAATATCAGACTTCAATACATGGTTCAACCACTAAGTGAGTGTCTTGACCTTAAGGCTGTTACAGTggtcttttgggacatcaatTTGTGTCCCATCCCCACTGGAGTTGATGCTCGTTTGGTCGGTCCGCGTATTAAACATTTTCTGGAGAAGAGTGGCTACTCTGGTCCTCTCGCCATCACTGCCGTTGGCGCACTAAAAGACGTCCCTAATAGCATCCTGGGAGAACTCTTTTCCAGTGGAATCACTCTTAAAAACGTTATTGACAATGGTTAATATCTCTTCTCATCGTCTCCTCTTTgccttttttactgttttcctTGATGAATAGAGAGTGTCCTCACGGCTTTAGTTTCTGAAACAGGTTCATCATCCtttgagtttcttcttttcGAGTTTAAAGTTAAGAATCCACCTCCAGCTAATATAATGGTCATATCCGATCCCACAATCTCCCCTTCCGAGAATTCTCTCTTGCTACAATCGTCGGGATACAACCTTATTCAGCCGTATCCGTATGAGTCTCTTCAATGCTTTCTTCCGACAGGTGTGTGTTTGGCCCGATCTCACAGTGTTGTTGAAATAACCAGATATTCTTTTGCTGAACTggtttaccttttttttctcCACAGATTCAGGGGAACTTGACTGCAGTGAAACGGGTGAATCTGCCAGCTGGGTTTGCTCAGTATGCGATTCCCCTCCTGACCCAGTGTTTGAGAATTTCACCACGCATCTCTCTAGTCAATTACATGAACGGAAGGTAACGGATGGACTTTATTGTATCAATACATTTTCTCATTGTCCAACTCTTTTTGAGTCAAAACAGCTTCTTACCGCACAAGTAGTTTCCATATTCTCATTTCTAGGTTTGCTTGCCTTATTCTAACCCATGTGCATTTGTTTTTCAAGCAGACGTTGGGCTCTAGGCCTAGGAAGAAAATAACAGATGCTGAGCTGTTTGACTAGGAATGCTCCCTACCATGGTGAAGAATCAACCGAAGGCAAGTTTCAATAGCTGTGATAAACGTTGGGAGCTTAAAtctttaatttagaattttgggGCTCGAAGGAGCAAGTTCAAGTGTAACGTTCAACATACCCCTAGCACACTAAGATATAAAGCCATTTATAAAACAGTACCactcttaaattatttttgcaaGATCTCAACcggcaaatttaaaaaaaaactatttcacCAGCAACTTAGGCCTGCGGCTTGGCGAAGATCTTCTTTGCGAATTCAGCGAGCTTTGCAGTCTCGGGCATGACAGGTTTTACAGCGGGATCGTTACAGAATAGCTCAGCCCATTTGCATAACGAAGGTGTCTTGGCCTCATCAAGAAGTTTATGGCTAGCTGTTAACTCGGTGACTCTCAACCAAGCCAAGAAGCTCCCGAGGGAAATGTCGAGGTAACCAATGTTGTCACCGTTGAAGAACGGTTTTCCTTTGCTGCAATCGATGAACGCCTTCTCCAGAAGCGCATTCCCTTCTTCCATTTGTGCTATCAcagctttcttctcttcttctccttcagctTTTAGGAAATTTCTTAGAGCACCAAACCACTTCATtcatttgtgttgtttcatGTGGAACAATCAAAATGAAAGATTAGCTTAACAATGTCATTACAATGTAATGAAAATTACATAACAATACATCTACTTTAACTAGCAACTAGATTTTGAGTTCTCGAAAACTGTGTGTCCACATTTTTAGTCAGACTAATTTTTGCGTAAATGTAAGATATCAAAAATAGGactagtaaacaaaaaaaaaaacagaaaagacgAATATTAGCTTTGCAAAAACTCTGAACTAACCCTAAAGATCAATTTAGACAAAATCTTGATAAGCAagtgaagaaaaacaaaaaaaaccttttcgTCGATGTAAGCAGCCCAGAACCGAGCCATTGCCCGGTCGTAAGGATGAGAAG encodes the following:
- the LOC104755247 gene encoding glutathione S-transferase U17-like, which codes for MSSGEVKLIGAWASPFVMRPRVALNLKSVPYEFLQETFGSKSELLLKSNPVHKKIPVLLHADKPVCESNIIVEYIDETWSSSGPSILPSHPYDRAMARFWAAYIDEKWFGALRNFLKAEGEEEKKAVIAQMEEGNALLEKAFIDCSKGKPFFNGDNIGYLDISLGSFLAWLRVTELTASHKLLDEAKTPSLCKWAELFCNDPAVKPVMPETAKLAEFAKKIFAKPQA